Below is a genomic region from Bdellovibrio bacteriovorus.
GGAGGATTCAGCGAGCGTGATTTACTTGCGTCCAGAGACAGCGCAGGGTCACTTCGTAAATTTCCAAAATTGCCAACAATCTTCTCGTTATAAAATTCCATTTGGAATCGCGGCGATCGGTAAGTCTTTCCGTAACGAAATCACTCCAGGGAATTTCATCTTCCGTACGCGTGAATTCGAACAAATGGAGATGCAATATTTCGTAAAACCGGGCACGGACGAAAAGTATTTCGCCGACTGGAAAGAAACGCGTTGGAACTTCTATATTAAGTACGGCATCCGTCCTGAAAACTTAAAATTCAAAGACCATGATAAACTGGCGCACTATGCTCGTGCGGCCGTGGACGTGGAATACAAATTCCCAATGGGCTTCTCAGAGCTTGAAGGTATTCACAACCGTTCGGACTTTGACTTGACCCAACATTCGAAGTTCTCTGGCAAAAACTTGGAATACTTCGACGAAGCTAATAAAGAAAAATACATCCCTTACGTTATTGAAACAGCCGTGGGTTGTGACCGTCTGTTCTTGGCTTTCTTATGTGATGCTTACCGTGAAGAGATCACGACAGATGAAGCGGGCAAAGAGGACACACGTGTGGTTCTAGGTCTGCACCCTGACATTGCTCCATTTAAAGTGGCTGTTCTTCCTTTATCTAAAAAAGAGGAGCTGACTTCGATTGCTGAAAAGTTGCGCGATCAGTTGGCGGAGGACTTTGATGTGACTTACGACGAAACGGCATCCATCGGTAAACGTTACCGTCGTCAAGATGAAGTAGGGACACCTTATTGTGTGACTGTGGACTTCGATACCATCAACGACCAAGCTGTAACGGTGCGCCATCGCGATAAAATGACTCAAGAGCGTGTGCCAATGAGTCAACTGAATGCGTACGTGGCCGCAAAGTTGAAAACATTTAATCAGTAGTACAATTCAATTTTGGGAGCCTGAAACGGGCTCCCAGTCTTCCTGTCGTTCCGCGATCCTATCTTTTAAGATCTGCGGACATTTTTCAGAATTCTGACAATTAAAAGTTAAGATTTTGTAGTTAATAGGCCGTGTCAATGTGCATTTCGCTTTGCAAACCCCTGGACCATGGTCTGTAATCTTTCGCGAATAGGTGGGTAATTCGTTTTTATCCACAAACATATTGGAGGGGAAATATGGAATTCCTAACGAAAGTTGCTCAAGCATTTCAACACGGTGGATTTTGGATGTGGCCTATCATGTTCATCCAAATTACATCAATCGCGATCATCATCGAAAGAACTTACGCGCTTTTCGTGCGTCGCAAGTTGAATCAAACTGCTTACGCATTAGGCTTTGAAGAGTCTATTCGTCGTGGCGAAATGGATGCGGTTATCACGAAAGCACAATCAGGTGCGACTGAAAATCCAGTAGCGCGCGCAATTGCAGCGGGTGCGATGGCTGCTCGTAATATGGGCGGTAAAGAAGAGATCCAAGGTAAAATGGATGAAGTTCTTCTAGAAGAGAACGGTCACCTTGATTACCGCACGGGTTTCCTAACTATGCTTGGTAACGTGGCGACGTTGACAGGTCTTCTTGGAACAATCAGCGGTATGATCAGCTCGTTCGCAGCGGTGGCTTTCGCGAATCCAGCAGAAAAAGCATCTTTGCTTTCTGCAGGTATCTCTGAAGCGATGAATGCGACAGCTTACGGTTTGATCGCAGCGATCCCAGCTCTAGTAGCTTATGCTATCTTGCAAAACAGAGCGAATCGCTTGGCTGAAGATTTGAATCAAGGTGGTTTGAAAGTTTACAACTGGTTGAGCTACTCTTACGATCCAATCACATCTTACCAAATCAAAACGAACAAATCTGAGCGCCACACTGAAGTGAATGCGTAAGCTTAAGAGGGTTTATGAAACACTCTAAAAAGCATTTGGATTTTGAAGTTAACCTTATTCCGTTCATTGACTTGTTGTCAGTGTCGATCTGCTTTCTTTTGATCACAGCAGTGTGGTTGAACGTGGGATCGATGGACGTGAAGCAAGCCGTTGGCGGTCAAGCGCAAGAGGATACTAAGAAAAGTCCTCTTGTGTGGATCCGTATGACTCCGGCAGGGGACTTGGACCTTGAAGTGCAACAAAGCTCTTTGGTTCCAGCAGGTCTTCGTAAGTTTCGCGTTTCTCAAGTCGATAAAAAGGTGAATTACGAAGGTTTGGAAAAAGCTCTAACAAATTTAAAAGCTGTTGAGCCTTCTTTGAACACAGGTCTAATTCAACCGACAGCGGCGACATCTTACGAAGAGATCATCGACGTGATGGATAAGCTGAAGAAAAGCGGAATGAACGATTTGGGCGTTTCTCCTTTATAATGGGGGTTTTGTGATTTCTGATGGCATTTTAAAGACATCAGTTTTAACGGGGACTTTAGAGGGTCACTCTATTATCAGTCCTCGTGGAGCTAAAGGAAAACGCAACATCGCGGCCGATCTTCTTTTGACGGCTCTGATTGATGCGTTCTCTATTCTTGTGATCTTCCTTCTTATGAATTTTTCCAGCACGGGCGAAATCCTGATGATTGGTAAAAACCAGGAACTTCCTAAAGCCCACCTTGCGGCGGTTTTAGAAAGAAATCCGGTGATCAAAATCGATGATAACAAGATTTACGTTGAAGATAAGTTAGTCACTGCAGACACCATCACGGCCGAACTTTTGGAGCTTCGTAAAAAGCACCAAGAGCTTCACCCGAACGTCGAATTCCAAGGAGTGGCGACGATTCAGGCGGACCGCCGAGTGAAGTATGAGTTCTTAAACCAGATCATACTGGGAATGAACCAAGCAGGATACAGCGACATCAAATTTGCAGTAGTACTGAAGTAGTTTTAGGGACGGAGGGGGTCTCGATGATGAAAAAAGGACTTTTAATTTTCTCTTTGTCAGTGGGTGTGACGGCATCAGCTCAAACATCTGCGACTCAAGCAGGGTCGACTCAAGACCTCCTAATTCAAAAACTCACACAAGTGCAATTGGGCTTGGCTCCGGCAGATCCTGCCAGAGCCGGAGTTCTTTTGCGTTTGGCAGATCTACATGCAGAACGTGCCCGTCAGCTTTCAATGAAAGAGTTGAATGACGGCTGCGTGGTTTGTAAAGCGGGTGAAAAAGACCGTGAAAAAGCACTTTCATTTTATACAGAGGCTTTGACGAAAGTTCCGGCGAACTCTGTGGCGAAAGTGCATTTGCAAATGGGTCATCTTTATGAGCTTCAAGGTCGCAATGAATTGGCTGAAAAAAGCTATCAAGCGATGTTGAGTTCTTCTTCATCTCCGATTGAGATGGCCGAAGCCAATCTGTCACTGGCAGAAATGGCCTTTAGAAAATCTGATTTCAAAAAAGCCCAAGAACTTTATGGAAAAGTTTTGGCAACAGAAGGAGCGAGCTCTCAAGGTCTTGCGGCCTACCGCAATGCTTGGTGTTCTTTCCGTATGGGTGATCTTGAAGGCTCGATCGTGAAACTTCAGGACATTCTTAAAAATCCAAAATTGCAGTCTCGTATGGCGGCTTCCCGCGGTGTTGCGGACGTTCAGTTCTTGGAAGAGGTTTCTCGTGATTTGGCGACTTTCATGGCCGCACGTGGAATCAAAGACGGTGATGCGGAAACTTTATTCGCGCTATCACCTGAACAATTCAAACTTCAACAAGTGACGATGTTGGCTCGCGAAGGTCTTCGCTTGGGTCAAAAAGAGCCGTCATTGAAAGTCTGGGATTTCGTTTATCAAAAACAAGCGGATCCAAAAATGCGTCTTGAAGCTCAAGTGCGCATGGCTCAATTAAACTTCGATCTTAAAAATGTTCCTGCCGCTTTCAAAGCTTACCAAATGGGTTTGAACCTTTGGG
It encodes:
- a CDS encoding MotA/TolQ/ExbB proton channel family protein, whose protein sequence is MEFLTKVAQAFQHGGFWMWPIMFIQITSIAIIIERTYALFVRRKLNQTAYALGFEESIRRGEMDAVITKAQSGATENPVARAIAAGAMAARNMGGKEEIQGKMDEVLLEENGHLDYRTGFLTMLGNVATLTGLLGTISGMISSFAAVAFANPAEKASLLSAGISEAMNATAYGLIAAIPALVAYAILQNRANRLAEDLNQGGLKVYNWLSYSYDPITSYQIKTNKSERHTEVNA
- a CDS encoding ExbD/TolR family protein, giving the protein MKHSKKHLDFEVNLIPFIDLLSVSICFLLITAVWLNVGSMDVKQAVGGQAQEDTKKSPLVWIRMTPAGDLDLEVQQSSLVPAGLRKFRVSQVDKKVNYEGLEKALTNLKAVEPSLNTGLIQPTAATSYEEIIDVMDKLKKSGMNDLGVSPL
- a CDS encoding ExbD/TolR family protein; protein product: MISDGILKTSVLTGTLEGHSIISPRGAKGKRNIAADLLLTALIDAFSILVIFLLMNFSSTGEILMIGKNQELPKAHLAAVLERNPVIKIDDNKIYVEDKLVTADTITAELLELRKKHQELHPNVEFQGVATIQADRRVKYEFLNQIILGMNQAGYSDIKFAVVLK
- a CDS encoding glycine--tRNA ligase, translated to MKIKHCEDLNTLVSLSKRRGFVFQSSEIYGGLASCWDYGPLGSLMKLNVKRAWWNAMTRRSDIVGLDAAILMHPTVWKASGHVDGFSDPLVDCKECKTRFRADNTESYLKDKKCPNCGSKNLSEERNFNLMFKTHMGPLEDSASVIYLRPETAQGHFVNFQNCQQSSRYKIPFGIAAIGKSFRNEITPGNFIFRTREFEQMEMQYFVKPGTDEKYFADWKETRWNFYIKYGIRPENLKFKDHDKLAHYARAAVDVEYKFPMGFSELEGIHNRSDFDLTQHSKFSGKNLEYFDEANKEKYIPYVIETAVGCDRLFLAFLCDAYREEITTDEAGKEDTRVVLGLHPDIAPFKVAVLPLSKKEELTSIAEKLRDQLAEDFDVTYDETASIGKRYRRQDEVGTPYCVTVDFDTINDQAVTVRHRDKMTQERVPMSQLNAYVAAKLKTFNQ